In the genome of Sphingobacteriaceae bacterium, one region contains:
- the rimM gene encoding ribosome maturation factor RimM (Essential for efficient processing of 16S rRNA), protein MGRLTAPHGVRGHMRLLPLTDFPERLQPGLSVYLEPPSGSPLSGRWVTVRSVRPYRGQMLIVSLEGVDTRDEAELLRSALLKVRRQDRHPVPPDTFYVDDLVGLPVYTAAGGDPVGRVAAVHPGPGNDVIEVAAGERRALVPMVKEFVTVDLPAGRIVVDPIPGMLDDLLPETAENAH, encoded by the coding sequence ATCGGCCGGCTGACGGCCCCCCACGGTGTGCGGGGCCATATGCGTTTATTGCCCCTCACCGATTTCCCCGAAAGGCTGCAGCCGGGCCTGTCGGTTTATCTGGAGCCGCCTTCGGGCTCCCCTCTGTCCGGTCGGTGGGTGACAGTCCGGTCGGTGCGTCCTTACCGGGGGCAAATGCTGATCGTCTCCCTGGAAGGTGTGGACACCCGGGATGAAGCGGAACTGCTGCGGTCCGCCTTGCTGAAGGTGCGCCGGCAGGACCGGCATCCCGTGCCCCCCGACACCTTCTATGTGGATGACCTGGTGGGCCTGCCCGTCTACACTGCCGCCGGCGGCGACCCCGTGGGCCGGGTGGCGGCCGTCCATCCCGGTCCCGGCAATGACGTCATCGAGGTGGCGGCGGGGGAGCGGCGGGCTCTGGTGCCCATGGTCAAGGAGTTTGTCACCGTCGACTTGCCGGCGGGGCGCATCGTGGTGGACCCCATCCCCGGCATGCTGGACGACCTGCTGCCGGAGACGGCTGAAAATGCGCATTGA
- the rpsP gene encoding 30S ribosomal protein S16: protein MATQIRLKRVGSKGQPRYRVVVADSRSPRDGRFIETLGHYNPTAVPAEVKVDEERALNWLRQGAQPTETVRNLFRQLGIMAKFRGGAAETAGEDQASPAPEQQEA from the coding sequence ATGGCTACCCAGATCAGGTTGAAGCGGGTCGGCAGCAAGGGTCAGCCGCGCTACCGGGTGGTGGTGGCCGACAGCCGCTCGCCCCGGGACGGCCGCTTCATTGAGACGTTGGGCCATTACAACCCCACGGCCGTGCCCGCCGAAGTGAAAGTGGACGAGGAGCGGGCCCTAAACTGGCTGCGGCAGGGCGCCCAGCCCACCGAGACCGTAAGGAACCTGTTCCGTCAGTTGGGCATCATGGCCAAGTTCCGCGGGGGCGCCGCTGAAACCGCCGGGGAAGACCAGGCTTCGCCCGCCCCGGAGCAGCAGGAGGCCTAA
- a CDS encoding KH domain-containing protein, producing MSGVLAQNKGPEAIGDLVEYLVRALVDNLDAVSVEAKETDEAVVVTIHVDPEDIGKVIGRHGSTVRAVRTLARAMGQLDGRRVEVEVAE from the coding sequence GTGTCGGGTGTACTGGCCCAGAACAAGGGGCCCGAGGCCATCGGGGACTTGGTGGAATACCTGGTCCGCGCCCTGGTGGACAACCTGGACGCGGTGTCGGTGGAGGCCAAGGAGACCGATGAGGCCGTCGTGGTAACCATCCACGTAGACCCGGAGGACATCGGCAAGGTCATCGGCCGCCACGGCAGCACCGTCCGGGCCGTCCGCACCTTGGCCCGGGCCATGGGTCAACTGGACGGCCGGCGGGTGGAGGTGGAGGTGGCTGAATGA
- the smc gene encoding chromosome segregation protein SMC, which yields MSGGGTHMDGLDRASPGSGIILRRLELQGFKSFADRTVLEFGPGISAIVGPNGSGKSNLSEAFRWVLGEPNARQLRGSRMEDVIFAGSAGRRPVGLAKVSITLENTGGLDLPFNEVTITRRVDRGGTSELLLNGIPCRLRDVQQLLQDTGLGREAYSVVGQGRVDQVLSSRGEDRRVLVEEAAGIIGYKERRREALRRLESVSQRLERLGDILAELRDRIAPLRLEAQRAREHRLLKEELTALELQIHRSRLADLTRQVDRVQDKVAAAQAQLAAARDELQAGEAELASARRRLDDVDDRLAALRQTLDDLTPRLEEARSGVRLAEAGLQHLDAEEDRLNREIARLTESLMELGRQAEVDHSEAELLARQVARREEELARREEAAAEADRRLAVVREEIRAAQQRLMALMEEHGRSQEEAARLAARLQELQDRRWEGEGRRAELAAAAAALTDQVAQAERELAAAQEALHQALAERDRRQRRRDEQAALLAVKEQGVLKAQEAAGALESRLAVLQDMQREYEGYGRGVRAVMAGQRQGDPAFSDVIGTVAELLTIPAEYEEALEAALGAAAQNVVTKTGRGAQRAVEELKRRNLGRATFLPLDGLAAAGPAPAHRRLGQEPGIRGWALSLVSFDPQLEPAMVHLLGRTLVAEDLAAARKAARKGDFRYRVVTLDGDLVHAGGAISGGSRSSGRQSGLLARRRLLEELSGRLAAARSELAAVQQKEEAVRAALAQMTAAVAQADEECRRLESRRLQTAGRLEELKAQQDRTQREVAALAAQQEQLAAAAAELAVQVEAARDQAGRTAREMEEVRTRLAGREKALAQAEEESRAAHAAREAGLLELERARQGLDAMLAVHRRTGDERRRMEQAVTERQQQLGELAERRRAAGEGLQAARREVAAYAQRQEALRRELEEGRREREEAAALIRSWEEAVAGLRQKVEEAREELYRHQVELERRQAQLEQAREELAQWQDLPGDWEAAGETLGEDALLTPGQLRERQRRVRELRQQLADLGEVNPLAEAQLSQLVGREAFLSHQYADLSEAAKGLRAALSMLESRMEVLFMDAFHRLRERFNAVFQELFGGGRADLALVPAAGAAKNGGDGAGAGPEAGSDDGDDADDAGTLLNAGLDIVAQPPGKRLQHLSLLSGGERALTAIALLFALLEVKPTPFCVLDEIDTALDEVNQRRFVQYLSRLSRQVQFIIITHRKITMAAADCLYGVTMGEAGVSQLVAVRMADAAAGAQ from the coding sequence TTGTCGGGCGGTGGTACCCATATGGATGGCCTGGACCGGGCCTCCCCCGGCAGCGGCATCATATTAAGAAGGTTGGAACTGCAAGGCTTCAAGTCTTTTGCCGACCGGACGGTGCTGGAGTTCGGCCCCGGCATTTCCGCCATCGTCGGACCCAACGGCTCGGGCAAGAGCAATTTGAGCGAGGCCTTCCGCTGGGTTTTGGGCGAGCCCAACGCCCGCCAGCTGCGGGGCAGCCGCATGGAAGACGTCATTTTCGCCGGCAGCGCCGGCCGGCGCCCCGTAGGCCTGGCCAAGGTGTCCATCACCTTGGAGAACACCGGCGGCCTGGACCTGCCCTTCAACGAAGTGACCATCACCCGCCGGGTGGACCGGGGCGGCACTTCTGAGTTACTCCTCAACGGCATCCCTTGCCGGCTGCGGGACGTGCAGCAGCTTTTACAAGATACGGGTCTGGGCCGGGAGGCCTACTCAGTGGTGGGCCAAGGCCGGGTGGACCAGGTGCTGAGCAGCCGGGGCGAGGACCGGCGGGTGCTGGTGGAGGAAGCCGCCGGCATCATCGGCTACAAGGAGCGGCGGCGGGAAGCCTTGCGCCGCCTGGAAAGCGTGTCCCAGCGCCTGGAGCGCCTGGGCGACATCCTGGCGGAACTGCGGGACCGCATCGCCCCCCTGCGCCTGGAGGCCCAGCGGGCCCGGGAGCATCGCCTCCTTAAAGAGGAATTGACTGCCTTGGAATTGCAGATCCATCGCTCCCGCCTGGCGGACCTGACCCGCCAGGTGGACCGGGTTCAGGACAAAGTGGCCGCCGCTCAGGCTCAACTGGCCGCGGCCCGGGATGAACTGCAGGCAGGGGAGGCGGAACTGGCTTCAGCCCGGCGACGGCTCGATGACGTGGACGACCGGCTGGCCGCCCTCCGGCAGACCCTCGATGATTTGACCCCCCGCTTGGAAGAAGCCCGGTCCGGCGTCCGCCTGGCCGAGGCCGGTCTGCAGCATCTGGACGCCGAGGAAGATCGCCTGAACCGGGAGATCGCCCGGTTGACCGAGAGTTTGATGGAACTGGGGCGCCAGGCGGAAGTGGACCATTCCGAAGCGGAGCTGCTGGCCCGGCAGGTGGCCCGGCGGGAAGAGGAACTGGCCCGCCGGGAAGAGGCGGCGGCCGAGGCCGACCGCCGGCTGGCCGTCGTGCGGGAAGAGATCCGGGCCGCCCAACAGCGATTGATGGCTTTGATGGAAGAGCACGGCCGCAGCCAGGAGGAGGCGGCCCGCCTGGCGGCCCGGCTCCAGGAATTGCAGGACCGCCGCTGGGAAGGAGAGGGCCGCCGGGCCGAACTGGCGGCGGCGGCCGCCGCCTTGACGGATCAGGTGGCCCAGGCGGAGCGGGAACTGGCCGCCGCCCAGGAGGCCTTGCACCAGGCCCTGGCGGAGCGCGACCGCCGGCAGCGCCGGCGGGATGAGCAGGCCGCCCTGCTGGCGGTGAAGGAGCAAGGGGTCCTCAAGGCCCAGGAAGCCGCCGGCGCCCTGGAGTCCCGCCTGGCGGTGCTCCAGGACATGCAGCGGGAGTACGAAGGCTACGGCCGGGGCGTGCGGGCCGTCATGGCGGGACAGCGGCAGGGGGACCCTGCCTTCAGCGACGTCATCGGCACCGTGGCCGAACTATTGACCATCCCCGCCGAATATGAAGAAGCCTTGGAAGCCGCCCTGGGGGCCGCCGCCCAAAACGTGGTAACCAAAACGGGCCGGGGCGCCCAGCGGGCCGTGGAAGAATTGAAGCGCCGGAACTTGGGCCGGGCCACCTTCCTGCCCTTGGACGGCCTGGCCGCCGCCGGGCCTGCTCCGGCCCACCGGCGACTGGGTCAGGAGCCGGGCATCCGGGGCTGGGCCCTGTCCCTGGTTTCCTTCGACCCCCAGCTGGAGCCGGCTATGGTCCACCTCTTGGGCCGCACCTTGGTGGCCGAAGATTTGGCCGCCGCCCGGAAGGCGGCCCGCAAGGGCGATTTCCGCTACCGGGTGGTTACTTTGGACGGCGACCTGGTTCATGCCGGGGGCGCCATCAGCGGCGGCAGCCGCAGCAGCGGGCGCCAGTCGGGGCTGCTGGCCCGCCGTCGCCTCCTGGAGGAGTTGTCCGGCCGCTTGGCCGCGGCCCGGTCAGAACTGGCGGCGGTTCAACAAAAGGAAGAAGCCGTCCGGGCCGCCTTGGCCCAGATGACGGCGGCGGTGGCCCAGGCCGACGAAGAATGCCGCAGGCTGGAAAGCCGCCGGCTGCAGACCGCCGGCCGGCTGGAGGAATTGAAGGCCCAGCAGGACCGCACCCAGCGGGAAGTGGCCGCCTTAGCAGCCCAGCAGGAGCAGTTGGCGGCCGCCGCGGCGGAACTGGCGGTGCAGGTGGAGGCTGCCCGGGACCAAGCCGGCCGCACGGCTCGGGAGATGGAGGAGGTCCGGACCCGCCTGGCCGGCCGGGAAAAAGCCCTGGCCCAGGCCGAAGAGGAGAGCCGGGCCGCCCACGCAGCCCGGGAAGCAGGCCTGCTGGAACTGGAGCGGGCCCGCCAGGGGCTGGACGCCATGCTGGCGGTGCACCGCCGGACCGGCGACGAGCGGCGCCGCATGGAGCAGGCCGTCACGGAGCGGCAGCAGCAGCTGGGGGAACTGGCGGAGCGCCGCCGGGCCGCCGGGGAGGGGCTCCAGGCCGCACGGCGGGAAGTGGCCGCCTATGCCCAGCGGCAGGAAGCCCTCCGCCGGGAGTTGGAGGAGGGGCGCCGGGAGCGGGAGGAGGCCGCGGCCTTGATCCGCTCCTGGGAGGAGGCGGTGGCCGGCCTTCGGCAAAAGGTGGAGGAAGCCCGGGAAGAATTGTACCGCCACCAGGTGGAACTGGAGCGGCGCCAGGCCCAGTTGGAGCAGGCCCGGGAGGAACTGGCCCAGTGGCAGGACCTGCCCGGGGACTGGGAAGCAGCCGGCGAGACCCTGGGAGAAGACGCCCTGCTGACACCCGGCCAGCTGCGGGAGCGCCAGCGCCGGGTCCGGGAACTGCGGCAGCAGCTGGCGGACCTGGGCGAGGTGAACCCCCTGGCGGAAGCCCAGCTGTCCCAACTGGTGGGCCGGGAGGCCTTCCTCAGCCACCAGTACGCCGACTTGTCCGAAGCGGCCAAAGGCCTGCGGGCAGCCCTGTCCATGCTGGAAAGCCGCATGGAGGTCCTCTTCATGGACGCCTTCCACCGGCTGCGGGAACGGTTCAACGCCGTCTTCCAGGAGTTGTTCGGCGGCGGCCGGGCCGATCTGGCCCTGGTGCCTGCGGCGGGCGCCGCAAAGAATGGCGGCGATGGGGCAGGGGCCGGCCCTGAGGCCGGGAGTGATGACGGGGACGATGCCGATGACGCCGGCACCCTTTTGAACGCCGGGCTGGATATCGTGGCCCAGCCGCCCGGCAAGCGTCTCCAGCACCTGTCCCTGCTGTCGGGGGGTGAGCGGGCCTTGACGGCCATCGCCCTCCTGTTCGCCCTTTTGGAAGTGAAGCCCACGCCTTTCTGCGTGCTGGACGAAATAGACACGGCCTTGGACGAAGTGAATCAAAGACGGTTTGTGCAATACTTGTCCCGGTTGAGCCGGCAGGTGCAGTTCATCATCATCACCCACCGGAAGATCACCATGGCCGCCGCCGACTGCCTGTACGGGGTGACCATGGGCGAAGCGGGGGTATCGCAACTGGTGGCCGTGCGCATGGCCGATGCCGCTGCCGGCGCCCAATGA
- the ftsY gene encoding signal recognition particle-docking protein FtsY gives MNQEQGSGRAGLWGRLRAGLAKTRQAITQRLQLSRDGDAAEMLDRLEEALITADVGVATTMDLLDDLRQAGLDRARSGQEVLEGLRRRVEELVGAEPEPLNIEKGRLNVVLVVGVNGSGKTTSVARLAHRLQNDGYSVLLAAADTFRAAAVEQLVVWGRRLGVDVIRQQQGADPAAVAFDAVQAGRARGVDVVLVDTAGRLHTQVNLMAELEKIRRVIGKAQEGAPHEILLTLDATMGQNALVQARMFHEALGVTGIILTKLDSTAKGGIVLAVQRELGLPVKLVGLGEGMTDMIPFSPQDFVSALFSGLDESP, from the coding sequence TTGAATCAAGAGCAAGGTTCGGGTCGCGCAGGCCTTTGGGGACGGCTCCGGGCCGGGCTGGCCAAGACCCGCCAGGCCATCACCCAGCGGCTCCAGCTGTCCAGGGACGGCGACGCCGCAGAAATGCTGGACCGCCTGGAGGAAGCCCTCATCACCGCCGACGTGGGCGTGGCCACCACCATGGACCTCCTGGACGATCTGCGGCAGGCGGGCCTGGACAGGGCCCGCAGCGGCCAGGAAGTGCTGGAGGGCCTGCGCCGGCGGGTGGAAGAACTTGTCGGCGCCGAGCCCGAGCCCCTGAACATCGAGAAGGGACGGCTTAACGTGGTCCTGGTGGTGGGCGTCAACGGGAGCGGCAAGACCACCAGCGTGGCCCGGCTGGCCCACCGCCTCCAGAACGACGGCTACTCCGTCCTGCTGGCCGCCGCCGACACCTTCCGGGCCGCCGCCGTGGAGCAGTTGGTGGTGTGGGGCCGGCGGCTGGGGGTGGACGTCATCCGCCAGCAGCAGGGGGCCGACCCGGCGGCGGTGGCCTTCGATGCCGTGCAGGCGGGGCGGGCCCGGGGCGTGGACGTGGTGCTGGTGGATACGGCGGGCCGCCTCCATACCCAGGTGAACTTGATGGCTGAATTGGAAAAGATCCGGCGGGTCATCGGCAAGGCCCAGGAGGGGGCGCCCCACGAAATTCTCCTCACCTTGGACGCCACCATGGGCCAGAACGCCCTGGTCCAGGCCCGCATGTTCCACGAAGCCCTGGGGGTGACGGGCATCATCCTGACCAAGCTGGACAGCACCGCCAAGGGCGGCATTGTCCTGGCCGTCCAGCGGGAATTGGGCCTGCCGGTGAAATTGGTGGGCCTGGGGGAAGGCATGACGGACATGATCCCCTTCTCGCCCCAGGATTTCGTTTCGGCCCTCTTCAGCGGCCTGGACGAAAGCCCCTAG
- the ffh gene encoding signal recognition particle protein, with protein sequence MFSSLSDRLQGVLRRLRGRGRLTEADVNQALREVRLALLEADVNFRVVKDFIERLRERAVGEEVLGSLTPGQQVIKIVHDELTELMGGGQAKLASGGSPTVIMLAGLQGSGKTTSAAKLALHLQREGRRPLLVAADTRRPAAVDQLQQLGARIQVPVFTPMDTGAAPGEPVDPIPVATAAIPHAVKAGRDTVIIDTAGRLHVDDQLMAELQGIFQQVKPHEVLLVIDAMTGQEAVAVAESFHGALQLTGLILTKLDGDTRGGAALSVRAVTGCPIKFVGTGEKMEALEPFHPERMASRILGMGDVLTLVERAQREVDAQEAQRIAQRLQDDKYDLEDFLGQLQQMRKMGPMDQILSLLPGMGPMKQVRDLQIDESQLTRVEAIIQSMTPEERRNPSIINSSRRKRIARGSGTTVQDVNRLLKQFNETKQLVRQLTGGGAGGPGRKSAKEGKRAKGAKGSKKAKGAKGGKSFPRLPGLPFKF encoded by the coding sequence TTGTTTAGTTCGCTGAGTGACCGGCTGCAGGGGGTTTTGCGGCGCCTGCGGGGCCGCGGCCGCCTTACGGAAGCCGACGTAAATCAAGCACTGCGGGAAGTGCGCCTGGCCCTCCTGGAGGCCGACGTCAACTTCCGCGTGGTGAAAGATTTCATCGAACGCCTGCGGGAGCGGGCCGTGGGCGAAGAGGTGCTGGGCAGCCTGACGCCCGGCCAGCAGGTCATCAAGATCGTCCACGACGAACTGACGGAACTCATGGGCGGCGGCCAGGCCAAGCTGGCCTCGGGCGGCTCGCCCACCGTCATCATGCTGGCCGGCCTGCAGGGCTCGGGCAAGACCACCTCTGCCGCCAAGCTGGCCCTCCACCTGCAGCGGGAGGGGCGCAGGCCCCTGCTGGTGGCCGCCGACACCCGGCGTCCGGCTGCCGTGGACCAGCTGCAGCAACTTGGCGCCCGCATCCAGGTGCCCGTGTTCACCCCTATGGACACGGGGGCTGCTCCCGGCGAGCCGGTGGACCCCATTCCCGTGGCGACGGCCGCCATTCCCCATGCCGTCAAGGCGGGCCGGGACACGGTCATCATCGACACCGCCGGCCGCCTCCACGTGGACGACCAGTTGATGGCCGAACTCCAGGGCATCTTCCAGCAGGTGAAGCCCCACGAGGTGCTTCTGGTCATCGACGCCATGACGGGCCAGGAAGCGGTGGCGGTGGCCGAGAGCTTCCACGGCGCCCTCCAACTGACGGGCTTGATCTTGACCAAGCTGGACGGCGACACCCGGGGCGGCGCCGCCCTCAGCGTGCGGGCCGTCACCGGCTGCCCCATCAAGTTCGTGGGCACAGGGGAGAAGATGGAGGCCTTGGAGCCCTTCCACCCCGAACGGATGGCTTCCCGCATCCTGGGCATGGGCGATGTCCTCACCCTGGTGGAGCGGGCCCAGCGGGAAGTGGACGCCCAGGAGGCTCAGCGCATCGCCCAGCGCCTTCAGGACGACAAGTACGACCTGGAGGACTTCCTGGGCCAATTGCAGCAAATGCGCAAGATGGGCCCCATGGACCAAATCTTGTCCCTCTTGCCCGGCATGGGTCCCATGAAGCAAGTGCGGGACCTGCAGATCGACGAAAGCCAGTTGACCCGGGTGGAAGCCATCATCCAATCCATGACCCCGGAGGAGCGGCGGAACCCGTCCATCATCAACTCCAGCCGCCGCAAGCGGATTGCCCGGGGCAGCGGCACCACCGTCCAGGACGTCAACCGGCTGCTGAAGCAGTTCAACGAGACCAAGCAGTTGGTCCGGCAGTTGACCGGCGGCGGCGCCGGCGGCCCCGGCAGGAAAAGCGCCAAAGAGGGCAAACGGGCCAAGGGAGCCAAAGGGAGCAAGAAGGCCAAAGGCGCCAAGGGGGGCAAGAGCTTTCCCCGCCTCCCCGGCTTGCCTTTTAAATTTTGA